In Macadamia integrifolia cultivar HAES 741 chromosome 1, SCU_Mint_v3, whole genome shotgun sequence, a single window of DNA contains:
- the LOC122076802 gene encoding GABA transporter 1-like, with the protein MTKTRIEEESQLGPTKELDAGALFVLKSRGSWVHCGYHLTTAIVGPPVLSLPFTFAMMGWVPGVFCLAIGTMVTFYSYNLLSLVLERHEKLGQRTLRFRDMGTTILGSRWARYYVGPIQFSVCYAAVALCILLGGQSLKAIYILSTTNEKMKLYEFIVIFGGLMLLLAQIPSFHSLRHINLISLVLYLAYSICAVVGSIYIGKSKNATHKDYSLNSHGADLMYGIFNAIAITATTYGNGILPEIQATIAPPVKGKMFKGLCLCYTVTTTTFFSVAISGYWAFGNQAQSTIISNFIVDGKPLIPKWFILMTNVFTLLQVLAITLVYLQPTNEIFEQKFANPKSHQFSTRNVIPRLFFRSLSVVVATIIAAMFPFFGDIMAVIGAFGIIPLDFVLPMVFYNVTFQPSKRNPIFWINISIAVIFSALGVLGAISSVRQIILDSKTYHLFANV; encoded by the exons atgacaaaaacaagAATAGAAGAGGAATCCCAACTCGGCCCAACGAAAGAGCTAGATGCCGGAGCTCTCTTCGTTCTCAAATCCAGAG GATCATGGGTGCACTGTGGGTACCATCTAACGACGGCGATTGTGGGTCCGCCGGTCCTGAGTCTACCCTTTACGTTTGCGATGATGGGATGGGTCCCCGGCGTTTTCTGCTTAGCAATTGGAACTATGGTGACCTTCTACTCCTACAACCTTCTCTCACTGGTGCTGGAACGCCATGAAAAGCTTGGGCAGAGAACGCTTCGGTTCAGGGACATGGGCACTACTATTCTAG GGTCAAGGTGGGCCCGGTATTATGTGGGCCCAATTCAGTTCTCGGTATGCTATGCTGCTGTTGCTCTTTGCATTCTTCTTGGTGGGCAGAGCCTTAAG GCAATTTACATTCTCTCTACCACAAATGAGAAGATGAAGCTTTATGAATTTATAGTAATATTTGGAGGCCTGATGCTGCTTTTGGCTCAAATTCCATCCTTCCACTCCCTGAGACACATCAATCTTATTTCATTAGTTCTTTATCTTGCTTACAGCATTTGTGCTGTTGTTGGTTCCATATACATTG gaaaatccaagaatgcAACACACAAGGACTATTCACTGAATAGTCATGGTGCAGATCTAATGTATGGTATCTTTAATGCTATTGCCATCACTGCTACCACCTATGGGAATGGAATCCTACCTGAAATACAG GCAACCATAGCCCCTCCAGTCAAGGGGAAGATGTTCAAAGGGTTATGTCTCTGTTATAcagtaacaacaacaacttTCTTTAGTGTTGCTATCTCTGGGTACTGGGCATTTGGCAATCAAGCTCAATCAACTATTATCAGCAACTTCATAGTTGATGGAAAGCCTTTAATTCCCAAGTGGTTTATTTTGATGACCAATGTCTTCACTCTTCTACAAGTATTAGCCATAACTTTG GTTTATTTGCAACCAACAAATGAGATTTTTGAGCAGAAATTTGCTAATCCAAAAAGCCATCAATTTTCCACCCGCAATGTCATTCCAAGGTTATTTTTTCGGTCTCTTTCAGTGGTCGTCGCTACGATCATCGCTGCGATGTTTCCATTTTTCGGAGACATTATGGCCGTCATTGGAGCATTTGGGATCATACCTTTGGATTTTGTTTTGCCAATGGTTTTTTATAATGTGACATTTCAACCATCCAAAAGAAATCCCATCTTCTGGATAAACATATCCATTGCTGTAATCTTCTCTGCATTGGGGGTGTTGGGAGCAATATCATCTGTTCGCCAAATAATTCTTGATTCCAAAACTTATCATTTGTTTGCTAATGTGTGA
- the LOC122084186 gene encoding psbQ-like protein 3, chloroplastic, with protein sequence MASILRTLHPYNQTFSPNSTSSLKLSKEFFIATPTIQLQTSSISRRKATMAGLSTLLLAREAILSPKLAYAFDFRLVAPDQTPEEAESEIKGHVRDLLQVKSLIDLESWEAAQKDLRKSSAKLKQDIHTIIQAKPGSERPLLRKLYSSLFNTVTKLDYAARSKDMTRVLECYQNIVVNLDDILSRL encoded by the exons ATGGCTTCAATACTAAGGACCTTACATCCCTACAACCAAACCTTCTCACCAAACTCTACTTCCTCTCTAAAACTCTCCAAAGAATTCTTCATTGCAACTCCCACAATTCAGCTCCAAACCAGTAGCATTAGCAGAAGAAAGGCAACAATGGCAGGTCTTTCTACACTTCTCTTAGCAAGAGAAGCCATTTTGAGCCCAAAACTAGCTTATGCCTTTGATTTTAGACTTGTAGCTCCTGACCAAACTCCTGAAGAAGCAGAGAGTGAAATTAAAGGTCATGTCCGAGACCTGTTACAAGTGAAGTCTCTGATAGATTTGGAATCGTGGGAAGCGGCACAGAAGGATCTTAGGAAGAGCTCTGCAAAACTTAAACAAGATATCCATACCATAATCCAAGCCAAACCAGGAAGTGAAAGGCCTCTATTGAGGAAGCTTTACTCCAGTCTCTTCAACACTGTTACAAAG TTGGATTATGCGGCCAGGAGTAAAGATATGACACGTGTCCTTGAGTGTTATCAAAACATTGTTGTGAatcttgatgatattttgtccagactataa
- the LOC122076808 gene encoding dirigent protein 22-like, producing MAGILPKLIVFMAIFITLLTVIVDGESHSFSKTLPLRSKKLKREKMSHLHFYFHDIVSGRNPTAIKVAEAESTKTSPTEFGKMVIIDDPLTEKPEATSKLVGRAQGIYAMASQSELGLLMTLNYCFMEGKYNGSTLSILGRNTVMSEVREMPVVGGSGLVRFSRGYAHAKTQWFNHTTKDGVVEYNVYVIHY from the coding sequence ATGGCCGGAATTCTCCCTAAACTCATCGTTTTCATGGCCATCTTCATCACTTTGTTAACCGTTATCGTCGACGGCGAATCTCACAGCTTCTCTAAGACTCTACCACTGAGGTCCAAGAAGCTTAAACGTGAGAAGATGAGCCACCTTCACTTCTACTTCCACGATATTGTTAGTGGCCGTAACCCAACTGCCATTAAGGTTGCTGAAGCAGAATCCACAAAGACATCACCAACAGAGTTCGGTAAGATGGTGATTATCGACGATCCATTAACAGAGAAGCCAGAGGCTACGTCGAAGCTGGTCGGAAGAGCTCAAGGGATCTATGCAATGGCATCACAGAGTGAACTAGGTCTGTTAATGACCCTTAATTATTGTTTCATGGAAGGGAAGTACAACGGGAGCACACTAAGCATACTTGGAAGAAACACAGTGATGTCGGAGGTGAGAGAGATGCCGGTGGTCGGAGGGAGTGGGCTTGTCCGGTTTTCCCGAGGCTATGCTCATGCCAAGACTCAGTGGTTTAATCATACAACTAAAGATGGTGTGGTTGAGTATAATGTTTATGTCATCCATTACTGA